The Thunnus thynnus chromosome 2, fThuThy2.1, whole genome shotgun sequence genome includes a region encoding these proteins:
- the LOC137200226 gene encoding uncharacterized protein — MDPPPLSKTHGEIHQQRPDSPATSCVSMKSDQSIEPPTRERTYEEIISKSTLISSGSPAVYQLRPKEEKFGNLTKKTVGEKNLKKKNKTILLVGETRTGKSTLINSLVNYTIGVKFEDNIWFEIVEKEEKRPCQTESQTTDVTVYQIFGFEDKTLPFSLTIIDTPGFGDTRGIEYDDKVSQRLFDLFGSVDGVNELSAVGLVMKASENRVNDRLKYIFDSVTSPFGKDIEKNIVALITHSDGITPKNVLKALEAANIKCAKNEKNQPVHFMFNNRQTKQRTEETELALENTWRVTGRGMDRFKDFLEKSTPQMLITTVEVMNTRIRITACINNLQDRIQLIELKQNEIKQTQEALKKYEQEMKKNEEFTIEVDEAYKDKEDIRGGMWGFFFYKGAVTCNVCEENCHHPGCTMARSPKHCEVMKGGRCTVCTGKCPASDHVKEKWRYVDKTRKVKKNIEDVKQKYEKNKEDHEQKKSLLENLQTEMDELKSQKIQLLTEAYHHVEQLERIALNVNSLSTHVHLDFLIEKMKEIRATEKVKKLEEMKKRMDEKNKAGLRYMFGKLTVGKDAVI, encoded by the exons ATGGATCCACCTCCTCTTTCCAAAACACATGGAGA gatcCATCAGCAGAGACCAGACTCTCCTGCaaccagctgtgtgtccatgaagagtgaccaGTCCATAGAGCCACCGACACGTGAAAG GACTTATGAGGAAATCATCTCCAAAAGTACTCTGATCTCTTCAGGATCTCCTGCTGTCTACCAGCTGAGACCAAAGGAAGAGAAGTTTggaaatctgacaaaaaaaactgttggtgagaaaaacctgaagaagaaaaacaaaaccatcttACTTGTTGGTGAAACAAGAACAGGAAAATCTACTCTGATCAACTCTCTGGTCAACTACACCATAGGAGTGAAGTTTGAGGACAACATCTGGTTTGAGATCgtagagaaagaggagaagagaccATGTCAGACAGAGAGTCAGACAACAGATGTGACCGTGTACCAGATCTTTGGTTTTGAAGATAAAACTCTGCCCTTCTCTCTGACCATCATCGATACTCCTGGATTCGGAGACACCAGagggattgaatatgatgacaAAGTCAGTCAAAGATTATTTGACTTGTTCGGCTCAGTAGATGGAGTTAATGAACTTTCTGCAGTGGGTCTGGTGATGAAGGCGAGTGAGAATCGAGTGAATGACCGACTGAAGTACATCTTTGATTCAGTGACGTCTCCATTTGGGAAAGACATTGAGAAGAACATTGTCGCTCTCATCACACACTCAGATGGAATAACACCTAAAAATGTTCTGAAAGCTCTTGaagctgcaaacattaaatgtgCCAAAAATGAGAAGAATCAGCCCGTTCACTTCATGTTTAATAACCGCCAGAccaaacagagaacagaggaaacagaactTGCTTTAGAGAATACATGGAGGGTAACAGGGAGAGGAATGGATCGATTCAAGGACTTTCTAGAAAAATCTACACCACAAATGCTGATAACAACAGTTGAAGTGATGAACACACGCATCAGAATAACAGCCTGCATCAACAACCTGCAAGACAGAATCCAGCTGATTGAACTAAAACAGAACGAGATCAAACAGACTCAAGAAGCTCTGAAGAAATATGaacaagagatgaagaagaatgaagagtTCACCATAGAAGTTGATGAGGCctacaaagacaaagaagacatcagaggtgggatgtggggtttttttttttataaaggagCTGTCACCTGTAACGTCTGTGAAGAGAACTGTCACCATCCTGGATGCACAATGGCCCGAAGTCCAAAACATTGTGAGGTCATGAAAGGAGGTCGCTGTACTGTTTGTACAGGGAAGTGTCCTGCATCAGAtcatgtgaaagaaaagtggagaTATGTGGACAAGACCAGGAAAGTTAAGAAGAACATTGAAGATGTGAAACAGAAGTATGAAAAGAATAAGGAAGATCATGAACAGAAGAAGAGCCTTCTGGAAAATCTTCAAACAGAGATGGATGAACTGAAATCACAGAAGATTCAGCTGCTCACAGAGGCCTACCATCATGTAGAGCAACTAGAGCGGATCGCTCTGAATGTTAATTCACTGTCCACTCATGTCCACTTGGACTTCCTGAttgagaagatgaaggagatcagagccacagagaaggtcaagaagctggaggagatgaaaaaacgaatggatgaaaaaaacaaagcagggcTGCGGTACATGTTTGGTAAACTAACAGTTGGTAAAGATGCAGTGATTTAG
- the LOC137189910 gene encoding uncharacterized protein, with translation MLDAMEKVSPSSASDCIAAPAAGQASPVKRRLRSVATRIRGGKRQVLATPSPARVIESASMPSPAVQQVEAVAQESLRGSAVPLCAGALPEVVGEEEVAATCPAMPMTSTIEEGARMPQKISKAKSSFSPCFSVSDVKAAQCGSKSNVVAMVAKSSRGIKLVKVVRGSFHQGDEQFKYRGLQCMAIALVSLAKHMVSSVFMWERNDLDSALVVGDGLYSSLRDHGIFMHQSGLLSVPDLPQQLEIDGQVCSFTFGDVVMGEVGVTEGELVDFGVFVSLRNGLERIFSQYTTCLLTLCGNTSAIICENGHFAVVDSHSRSNLGLLHCNGTSVVLHFGCLDELHLYICCLADSVSTSQKLYELCGVSVSGGASTVTSGFSVESCSIDMSTVPTPEPSVTASVSVSNISVQTLAVEVSSDSEEEPTSIYGRKRKISSHNCMKKKSKRFDVSEINSDVEFISAVRNDELVFCPLSVDVCQVLCTRLNADYVKVTGPVSKEVGLTGVPCRNEKVVADGNCFFRAISQAVSGSQKYHRKIRLAVCKELERNAVQYQSILRSEYSSVLEYIKQSRMRTVNTWATEVEIQVTADWLGVSVCTFYGGRWLKYSSNNDLLSAECIYLENIMGKHFENVVCVCRPGLQTCYGYCKLNEVTGYSIRSRMKDMVDCDKAAVGCKLECVVSDKGIDSADVVSDATEGKSSSKSLRSKYMSQKKKTQEKLNMVIREKRQLRSRKMYHENVLFRERAKLWSVTKYHENIPHRESVKAKRKLNSMVKYRDSLQHRENVKARSILKYRDNLQHKESVKARSILKYRVNFQHKDSVKARSILKYRDNFQHRETVKAQSKVYSMVNYRANVKHREKVKERSREERKRRYHDSSEFKQQAIASVGFSRKQKTEKSEDFGFVMHQFLEKVRDGPHFVCCVCHRLMFRSQLLTCDREMYSRSSATAGIAEMCISEKFLHRCSDDCVVPCQLVSSRGQLWICYTCHNKISKGQIPAECWVNTLMLDPIPPELACLNSLEQHLIALHIPFMKMLALPKGGQNGVHGPVTCVPANIVQTTNVLPRCSMEGSLLQVKLKRKLTYKGHYEYQFVDTSRVRQALEYLKRTNIYYNDIEFNEEWVNEFCRQKDGENEEDQPGSEDEAVVEKVASCQEDLVVRSGEVTAQAGGEVTEQAVVDGVEETAEIIQDELLHDRQQHCMFQDTCLMPINIGQEALDQYFDDIVNIAPAEGNSPVRVLSDHTNEAKCFPVLFPFGSKTFHDSRSYRLTLSRYFNNRIMHADGRFACNVEYIFFAQYMSEIDRVSSSVSVALRKGKGGQKSQRISPEMLMDEESLKKLLKCDEGYRFLKPIRGTPAFWQSVQKDILACVRQLGIPTWFCSFSSADLRWQNLLTTILKQEGRTQTVEDLEWADRCELLRRNPVTAARMFDYRWHCFLNEVLMSPSQPIGKIIDHFYRVEFQQRGSPHVHCLFWIEGAPQIDKNTDEEVVEFIDKYVTCELPSDDDTLLDIVSSVQSHSKRHSKSCRKKKTTCRFNFPKPVSSRTFVCKIETKDCKCDHKVKETMNDPGSKNHPVCKCFDDDLMPKERAQYILQNVKTAVKKAQEEEVSFVSVEDLFQTLGINQGIFEEAYRRLEKKSTVVYRRGVNEVWVNQYSKQLLKCWNANLDISFVTDAYAVVIYIISYITKAEREIGLLLSNAQKEATKQGNLSAKEALKKLGSVYLHNRDVCAQEAVYRLTNMHLKECSRKVVFVPTGNNIVKMSLPLSVLKQKTVCTELKTEDMWMPGIVDRYRNRPDNDVFDNMCMATFASEYRVLSKNEKSKDMIELKSGLGFILRRTRSQFAVVRYMRFDLEKREEDHFQSLMQLFLPYRADSDLKPEGFEMFSQFYNGGDVTFSDGSVHSVKTVVDENRAKFEVDCPDLERAQEIVEQNGVDEDVWGELCPEQEVERLECVDEMRQQQRGEKKDEQLLEAMENVPDLAADNRQLAHLERPRKIMPRREGLALVRSLNETQMAIFYKVRQWCLQKVMGKNPEPMHVFVTGGAGTGKSHLIRAIQYEAGRLLSTLCHQPDDICVLLTASTGIAAYSLNAATIHHTLSIGTHSSLPYTPLGEDKLNSLRAKFSQLQILIIDEISMVDHNLLTYVHGRLRQLKQTGDFSPFGNVSVIAVGDFYQLPPVKGKPLHNSQVGVGLWCHFSIVELKTIVRQKDSSFAEMLNRLRVRSKKTPMLESDVVMLKSRETGEDSSALHIFPTNMQVNEHNFNKLFAMCPDYIKIEAKDFITNKKTGKLERGTQNNALDTCLEQTLYLAKNARVMLCKNVDVGDGLVNGACGTVTDMDFGKDKTFPLKIYVKFDDDKIGLQRRKTYAHAAVECRNSTAIEPEKEKATKRGCVRLQFPLKLAWACTVHKVQGLTVDEAVVSLKKVFAPGQAYVALSRVRALSGLIIRDFTEKAIYCKDTIKEAMDSMPPFLIEQPKPSINAHSFSVYLLNVQSLSRHLSDLVSCTQHLQPHCIAVTETWLTAQTSLNSVQMCGYTFHSRPRSLCYTNSNPKLSELKNLQHGGVGLYCLDNLDYQILQVPNLNLECLVCLCINLNILMAVLYRPPSYPSSLFKHNVEKLLDWLNPISKTIVLMGDFNENILKESSICKFLSLKGFKQHVTQETTEKGTLIDHVYVKTTRYNVECAVMPAYFSDHEGILCSFGVLDDQGQLDDIDSLIMFDELEGVEEIFDVDFNLEQE, from the exons ATGTTGGATGCCATGGAGAAGGTTTCGCCTTCTTCTGCCTCTGACTGCattgctgctccagcagctggcCAG gCTTCCCCTGTGAAGCGTCGGCTGAGAAGTGTTGCCACGAGGATCAGAGGAGGAAAGCGCCAG GTCTTGGCAACACCTTCACCTGCACGTGTGATCGAGTCTGCCTCCATGCCCAGCCCAGCAGTGCAGCag GTAGAGGCAGTAGCCCAGGAGTCCTTGAGGGGGTCTGCGGTGCCATTGTGTGCTGGTGCGTTGCCAGAggtggtgggggaggaggaggttgcTGCAACTTGCCCTGCCATGCCGATGACGTCCACCATCGAGGAGGGAGCAAGAATGCCACAGAAGATCAGCAAAGCTAAGTCTagtttttctccttgtttttctgtttctgatgtTAAAGCAGCTCAGTGTGGTTCCAAAAGCAATGTTGTGGCAATGGTGGCTAAGAGTAGCAGAGGAATTAAGCTAGTTAAGGTTGTAAGGGGCTCATTTCACCAAGGAGATGAGCAGTTTAAATACAGAGGATTGCAGTGTATGGCTATAGCTTTGGTTAGCTTAGCCAAACACATGGTGagcagtgtgtttatgtgggaGAGGAATGATCTGGATAGTGCATTGGTTGTAGGTGATGGGTTGTACAGCAGTTTGCGTGACCATGGCATCTTTATGCATCAGTCAGGTCTTTTATCTGTTCCAGATTTGCCACAGCAGTTAGAAATTGATGGACAGGTGTGTAGTTTTACTTTTGGCGATGTGGTGATGGGTGAAGTAGGTGTGACTGAAGGTGAATTAGTTGACTTTGGTGTGTTTGTCAGTCTACGTAATGGACTGGAGAGGATCTTCAGTCAGTACACAACATGTCTTTTGACACTGTGTGGTAACACTTCTGCCATCATCTGTGAGAATGGTCACTTCGCTGTGGTCGACAGTCACTCACGCAGTAACTTAGGCTTGTTACACTGCAATGGTACTAGTGTGGTTTTGCATTTTGGATGTCTTGATGAATTGCATCTCTACATCTGTTGTTTGGCAGACAGTGTCAGCACAAGTCAGAAGCTGTACGAGTTGTGTGGTGTTAGTGTTAGTGGTGGTGCAAGTACAGTTACGTCTGGTTTTTCTGTGGAGAGTTGTAGCATTGATATGAGTACAGTGCCAACACCAGAGCCTAGCGTAACTGCAAGTGTATCAGTGTCTAACATTTCTGTCCAGACTTTAGCCGTTGAGGTTAGCAGCGATTCAGAGGAAGAACCAACAAGTATTTATGGCAGAAAACGCAAGATTTCTTCTCACAACTGcatgaaaaagaaatcaaagagGTTTGATGTTAGTGAAATTAACTCAGATGTTGAATTTATTAGTGCTGTGAGGAATGACGAGCTGGTTTTCTGTCCTCTTAGTGTAGATGTTTGTCAGGTTTTGTGTACAAGATTAAATGCTGACTATGTGAAGGTCACTGGTCCAGTGTCCAAAGAAGTTGGGTTGACAGGTGTCCCATGTAGGAATGAAAAGGTTGTGGCTGATGGTAACTGCTTCTTTAGAGCCATCTCTCAGGCTGTGAGTGGTTCTCAGAAGTATCATCGTAAGATTAGACTTGCAGTATGTAAAGAGCTGGAGAGGAATGCAGTTCAATACCAGAGTATTTTGAGGAGTGAGTATTCCTCTGTGTTAGAGTACATTAAGCAGTCCAGGATGAGAACCGTTAACACTTGGGCCACAGAGGTGGAAATACAGGTTACAGCAGATTGGTTAGGAGTTAGTGTGTGTACTTTTTATGGTGGGCGTTGGCTGAAGTACAGCAGCAACAATGACCTTTTGTCTGCAGAGTGCATTTATTTGGAGAACATTATGGGCAAGCATTTTGagaatgttgtttgtgtttgtaggcCAGGACTACAGACTTGTTACGGTTACTGTAAACTTAATGAAGTGACAGGTTACAGCATTAGGTCTAGAATGAAGGATATGGTTGACTGTGACAAGGCAGCAGTAGGATGTAAGTTAGAATGTGTAGTTTCTGATAAAGGTATAGATAGTGCTGATGTTGTGAGTGATGCTACTGAGGGAAAATCAAGTAGTAAGTCTTTGAGGTCAAAGTATATGAGTCAGAAGAAAAAGACACAGGAGAAATTGAACATGGTGATAAGGGAGAAACGTCAGTTAAGGAGTAGAAAGATGTATCACgaaaatgtgttgtttaggGAAAGGGCAAAATTATGGAGTGTAACAAAGTATCATGAAAATATACCACATAGGGAGAGTGTTAAAGCCAAGAGGAAATTAAACAGTATGGTGAAATATAGAGACAGCCTCCAGCATAGAGAGAATGTCAAAGCCAGGAGTATTCTGAAATATAGAGACAACCTCCAGCATAAGGAGAGTGTTAAAGCCAGGAGTATTTTGAAATATAGAGTGAACTTCCAGCATAAGGACAGTGTTAAAGCTCGGAGTATTTTGAAATATAGAGACAACTTCCAGCATAGAGAGACTGTTAAAGCTCAGAGTAAAGTATATAGTATGGTGAACTATAGAGCCAATGTCAAGCATAGAGAGAAGGTTAAAGAAAGGAgtagagaagaaaggaaaagaaggtATCATGATAGTTCTGAGTTTAAGCAGCAAGCTATTGCCAGTGTTGGGTTTAGTAGGAAGCAGAAGACAGAGAAGTCAGaagattttggttttgttatGCATCAGTTTTTAGAGAAAGTCAGAGATGGGCcacattttgtgtgttgtgtttgtcatcGCTTGATGTTTAGATCTCAATTGCTGACTTGTGATAGGGAAATGTATAGTAGAAGTTCAGCAACAGCTGGTATTGCAGAAATGTGCATTAGTGAGAAGTTTCTGCATAGATGTTCAGATGACTGCGTTGTGCCATGTCAGTTAGTTTCATCCAGAGGTCAGCTTTGGATTTGTTATACCTGTCACAATAAGATAAGTAAAGGTCAGATACCAGCTGAATGTTGGGTTAATACTTTGATGCTTGATCCAATTCCACCTGAACTGGCATGTTTGAATAGTTTAGAACAACACCTGATAGCTCTGCACATTCCGTTTatgaaaatgttggcattgcCTAAAGGAGGACAGAATGGAGTACATGGTCCGGTTACATGTGTTCCAGCCAACATAGTGCAGACAACTAATGTGTTGCCACGTTGTAGCATGGAAGGGTCTCTGCTACAGGTGAAATTAAAGCGCAAATTGACGTATAAAGGACATTACGAGTATCAGTTTGTAGATACTTCACGTGTAAGACAGGCGCTAGAGTATTTAAAGAGAACTAATATTTATTACAATGATATTGAGTTTAACGAAGAGTGGGTAAACGAGTTTTGTAGGCAAAAAGATGGGGAGAATGAGGAGGATCAGCCAGGTAGTGAGGATGAAGCTGTTGTAGAAAAGGTAGCATCATGTCAGGAAGATCTGGTTGTTAGAAGTGGTGAGGTGACAGCTCAGGCAGGTGGTGAGGTCACAGAACAGGCTGTAGTTGATGGTGTGGAGGAAACAGCAGAGATAATACAGGATGAATTGTTAcatgacagacagcagcactgCATGTTTCAGGACACTTGTCTTATGCCTATAAATATTGGTCAGGAAGCATTAGACCAGTATTTTGATGACATTGTAAACATTGCGCCTGCAGAGGGGAATAGTCCGGTTAGGGTGCTTTCTGACCACACGAATGAGGCTAAATGTTTCCCTGTGTTGTTTCCTTTTGGTAGTAAGACTTTCCATGACAGCCGCTCATATCGCCTAACTCTGTCTCGTTACTTTAATAACAGGATTATGCATGCGGATGGTCGTTTTGCATGTAATGTAGAATACATTTTCTTTGCCCAATACATGTCAGAGATAGATCGTGTGTCATCGAGTGTTTCTGTTGCGTTGCGCAAGGGTAAAGGTGGACAGAAGTCGCAAAGGATTAGTCCAGAAATGTTGATGGACGAGGAGTCTCTGAAGAAGTTGTTAAAGTGCGATGAGGGTTATAGGTTTCTTAAGCCAATTAGAGGAACTCCAGCTTTTTGGCAGTCAGTTCAGAAAGACATCTTAGCATGCGTACGTCAGTTGGGGATCCCGACATGGTTTTGCTCGTTTTCCTCTGCGGATCTGCGCTGGCAGAATCTTTTGACCACTATTCTAAAACAAGAAGGTAGGACACAGACTGTAGAGGATTTGGAGTGGGCAGACAGGTGTGAGTTGTTGCGTCGTAACCCGGTCACAGCTGCGAGGATGTTTGACTACAGATGGCATTGTTTTTTGAACGAGGTTCTCATGTCTCCTTCCCAACCAATTGGCAAAATCATTGATCACTTTTATAGGGTAGAATTTCAGCAGCGTGGTTCTCCTCATGTACACTGTCTGTTTTGGATTGAGGGTGCTCCccaaattgataaaaacacagatgaggAGGTCGTTGAGTTCATAGATAAATATGTTACATGCGAGTTACCCTCAGATGATGATACATTATTGGACATTGTGTCATCAGTTCAATCACACTCGAAACGACATTCTAAATCatgcaggaaaaagaaaacaacatgtcGGTTTAATTTCCCAAAACCTGTTTCATCTAGGACgtttgtttgtaaaatagaGACAAAAGACTGCAAATGTGATCATAAGGTGAAGGAGACCATGAATGATCCTGGTTCAAAGAACCATCCTGTCTGtaagtgttttgatgatgatttgATGCCAAAAGAGAGGGCACAgtatattttgcaaaatgttaaGACAGCTGTTAAGAAAGCTCAGGAAGAAGAAGTGAGTTTTGTCAGTGTAGAGGATTTGTTTCAGACTCTAGGCATCAATCAGGGCATCTTTGAAGAAGCTTATCGAAGATTGGAAAAAAAGAGCACAGTGGTTTATAGGAGAGGGGTGAACGAAGTTTGGGTAAACCAGTATAGTAAGCAGTTGTTGAAGTGCTGGAATGCAAATTTGGACATTAGCTTTGTCACCGACGCCTATGCAGTCGTCATCTATATCATATCTTATATTactaaagcagagagagaaattggCCTATTATTGAGTAACGCCCAAAAAGAAGCAACAAAACAAGGAAATCTCTCTGCTAAAGAAGCATTAAAAAAGCTAGGCAGTGTATATTTACACAATAGGGACGTCTGTGCTCAGGAGGCGGTGTATAGGCTAACCAACATGCATCTGAAGGAGTGTTCCAGAAAGGTTGTGTTTGTGCCAACTGGGAACAACATAGTGAAGATGAGTTTACCCCTCAGTGttttgaaacagaaaacagtttgtACTGAGCTTAAGACAGAGGACATGTGGATGCCTGGCATAGTGGACAGGTATAGGAACAGGCCTGACAATGATGTCTTTGATAACATGTGCATGGCTACATTTGCGTCTGAGTATCGTGTTCTCTCCAAGAACGAGAAGTCTAAAGACATGATTGAACTGAAAAGTGGTTTAGGCTTCATCTTGAGGAGAACACGCTCTCAGTTCGCAGTTGTTCGTTATATGCGTTTTGATTTAGAGAAACGAGAGGAGGACCATTTTCAGAGTCTGATGCAATTGTTCCTTCCCTATAGAGCTGACTCAGACTTAAAACCTGAAGGCTTTGAAATGTTTAGTCAGTTCTATAACGGTGGCGATGTGACATTTAGTGATGGTTCTGTGCATTCGGTTAAGACTGTGGTTGACGAGAACAGGGCAAAGTTTGAAGTAGATTGTCCTGATTTGGAAAGAGCTCAGGAAATTGTCGAGCAAAACGGAGTTGATGAAGATGTTTGGGGGGAGCTGTGTCCTGAACAGGAAGTGGAACGCCTTGAATGTGTAGACGAAATGAGACAGCAACAGAGAGGTGAAAAAAAGGATGAACAGTTATTGGAAGCAATGGAAAATGTTCCAGACTTGGCCGCTGATAACAGACAATTAGCACATTTAGAGAGACCCAGGAAAATTATGCCTAGACGTGAGGGGTTAGCTTTGGTTAGGTCTCTGAATGAGACGCAGATGGCTATTTTTTATAAGGTCAGACAGTGGTGTTTGCAGAAGGTGATGGGTAAAAACCCAGAGCCTATGCATGTCTTTGTGACAGGTGGCGCAGGGACGGGGAAAAGTCATTTAATTAGAGCTATTCAGTATGAGGCAGGGAGGCTGTTGTCAACACTTTGTCATCAACCAGAcgatatttgtgttttgttaactGCTTCAACAGGCATAGCTGCATACTCTTTAAACGCAGCTACAATTCATCACACACTGAGTATTGGCACACACTCTAGTTTACCTTATACCCCTTTGGGTGAAGATAAACTAAACTCTCTAAGAGCAAAATTTAGTCAACTCCAAATTTTAATCATTGATGAAATCAGTATGGTTGATCACAATCTGTTGACCTATGTCCATGGCAGGTTGAGGCAGCTTAAGCAGACTGGTGACTTTTCCCCATTTGGTAATGTTAGTGTGATAGCTGTTGGTGACTTTTATCAGTTGCCTCCTGTTAAAGGGAAGCCTCTGCATAACAGTCAGGTTGGTGTTGGCTTGTGGTGCCATTTCAGTATAGTGGAGCTGAAAACAATAGTTAGGCAGAAAGATAGCTCATTTGCAGAGATGTTGAATAGGTTGCGAGTGCGttccaaaaaaacccccatgTTAGAGAGCGACGTTGTGATGTTGAAATCTCGTGAGACAGGGGAAGACAGCTCGGCCTTGCATATTTTCCCCACAAATATGCAAGTAAATGAACACAATTTCAATAAGTTGTTTGCCATGTGTCCTGATTACATCAAAATTGAGGCTAAAGATTTcataacaaacaagaaaacagggAAATTGGAACGTGGTACTCAAAATAATGCTTTGGACACATGTTTAGAACAAACGTTGTATTTGGCCAAGAATGCGCGTGTTATGTTATGTAAGAACGTGGATGTTGGAGACGGTCTGGTGAATGGAGCATGTGGCACTGTCACTGACATGGATTTTggtaaagataaaacatttcctcTAAAAATTTATGTTAAATTTGACGATGATAAAATTGGCTTACAGAGGAGGAAGACATATGCCCATGCAGCAGTAGAATGCAGGAATTCTACTGCTATTGAACCAGAGAAGGAGAAGGCCACTAAACGGGGTTGTGTGCGTTTACAGTTTCCTCTGAAATTAGCGTGGGCGTGTACTGTACACAAAGTTCAGGGCTTAACTGTAGATGAAGCTGTTGTATCTTTGAAGAAGGTGTTTGCACCTGGGCAGGCGTATGTAGCTCTGAGTCGTGTTAGGGCTTTGTCTGGCCTGATCATCAGGGATTTTACAGAGAAGGCCATTTACTGCAAGGACACCATAAAGGAGGCCATGGATAGCATGCCTCCATTTTTAATTGAACAACCTAAGCCTTCAATAAATGCACATAGTTTCTCTGTGTATTTATTGAACGTTCAGAGTTTAAGTCGCCACCTTTCAGATTTGGTGTCCTGCACGCAGCATTTGCAGCCTCACTGTATTGCCGTCACAGAAACGTGGCTCACTGCACAAACCTCATTAAACAGTGTGCAAATGTGTGGGTACACTTTCCACAGTCGTCCTCGAAGTTTGTGTTACACCAACAGTAACCCCAAATTGTCAGAGCTGAAAAATCTACAACATGGTGGAGTTGGTTTGTACTGTTTAGACAATTTGGACTATCAGATTCTGCAGGTACCAAACTTAAATCTGGAGTGTTTGGTATGCCTGTGTATCAATTTAAACATATTGATGGCAGTACTTTATCGTCCACCATCTTATCCAAGCTCTCTATTTAAACATAATGTGGAGAAGTTACTTGACTGGTTAAATCCAATCAGTAAAACAATTGTGCTAATGGGAGactttaatgaaaacattttaaaagaatccTCAATTTGTAAATTCCTGAGCCTAAAAGGATTTAAGCAGCATGTAACACAAGAAACTACAGAAAAGGGGACATTGATTGATCATGTATATGTTAAAACAACACGGTATAATGTGGAATGTGCAGTGATGCCAGCGTACTTCAGTGATCATGAAGGTATTCTGTGTAGTTTTGGTGTTTTAGATGATCAGGGGCAGTTAGATGACATAGACAGTTTGATTATGTTTGATGAGCTTGAGGGTGTGGAGGAAATTTTTGATGTAGATTTCAATTTAGAGCAGGAATAA
- the LOC137189919 gene encoding uncharacterized protein yields MPRAKSHRRAQAAKRRIAERQSWTPGPPIPEFVARRGTGYRHRVRRWRTSELTHRPIKFVTPAQRLDQQMVFVIGDSHLRAIVDGFVSMPQGSLSFSFLSVPGGAAADLRTEVMHASLPWTPDAVCVCAPSNNLTASRTIGEAALDFGALLTTVCNLWPKVFVLDFPPRINTDPGLQDLLRQEYHRVTARMGLPFVSVAEHLPLHRLELWCHDGVHLSDTDGMPVMVELLWDAAVRQLVPPPPEPPVSPRTSPRTRVSPRLVVTGHVPVPRHSDPWEWTVVGRECKVVRVLTHCVAGHFFTVLFG; encoded by the exons ATGCCCCGTGCGAAGTCCCACCGTCGTGCTCAGGCGGCCAAGCGGAGGATTGCAGAGCGGCAGTCTTGGACCCCTGGGCCACCCATCCCCGAGTTTGTTGCTC GGCGCGGTACTGGTTACCGCCATCGTGTGCGGAGATGGCGAACTTCGGAGCTGACCCACCGTCCCATCAAGTTCGTCACTCCAGCACAGCGTTTGGACCAGCag ATGGTGTTCGTCATTGGGGACTCTCACCTGCGTGCCATCGTCGACGGATTTGTAAGTATGCCACAGGgatctctgtctttttcttttctctctgttccaGGTGGAGCGGCAGCTGACCTGAGGACAGAGGTGATGCATGCTTCCCTCCCGTGGACCCCGGACgcggtctgtgtgtgtgccccgAGCAACAACCTCACTGCCAGCAGGACCATTGGTGAGGCAGCGTTGGACTTTGGTGCTCTCCTGACCACTGTCTGCAACCTCTGGCCCAAG GTGTTTGTGCTGGACTTCCCTCCACGCATCAACACTGATCCGGGCCTGCAGGACCTGCTGCGTCAGGAGTACCACCGTGTCACAGCACGCATGG GTCTCCCATTTGTGTCTGTGGCAGAGCACCTCCCTCTGCATCGGTTGGAGCTGTGGTGCCACGACGGT GTGCACCTCAGCGACACCGATGGCATGCCGGTCATGGTGGAGCTGCTGTGGGACGCCGCGGTTCGCCAGCTGGTACCCCCTCCACCTGAGCCTCCGGTGTCTCCCCGGACGTCACCGCGTACCAGGGTTTCCCCCAGGCTGGTTGTGACAGGACACGTCCCCGTGCCTCGGCACAGCGACCCCTGGGAGTGGACAGTTGTTGGACGGGAGTGCAAGGTAGTTCGTGTTCTAACTCATTGTGTGGCTGGACATTTTTTCACAGTTCTGTTTGGTTGA